The following are encoded together in the Myxococcus guangdongensis genome:
- a CDS encoding ABC transporter ATP-binding protein, with protein sequence MTASSPPLLRVQNLQVVYHSAVRALRGITLEVPHQGVVALLGPNGAGKSTALRAISGLLDLHDGAITQGRVELSGRDLLALSTDGRVHAGVVQVLEGRRILGELSVEENLLAGGFGMGAQARKELVESAYSRFPVLRERRRQKAGYLSGGEQQLLAICRGLMRRPRVLLLDEPFLGLSPKAVGEVSELIQRIAAEGVSVLLVEQNARVALGMASHGYVLETGKVVLDGPAEKLREDPDVQEFYLGFGREGQRGYHELKRYRRKRRWLS encoded by the coding sequence ATGACAGCAAGTAGTCCTCCCCTGCTGCGCGTGCAGAACCTCCAGGTCGTCTACCACTCGGCGGTGCGTGCCTTGCGAGGCATCACCCTGGAGGTCCCCCACCAGGGCGTGGTGGCCCTCCTCGGCCCCAACGGCGCGGGCAAGTCCACCGCGCTGCGCGCCATCAGTGGCCTGTTGGATTTGCACGACGGCGCCATCACCCAGGGCCGCGTGGAGTTGTCCGGGAGGGATTTGCTGGCCCTGTCCACCGATGGCCGTGTGCACGCGGGCGTGGTGCAGGTGCTCGAGGGCCGGCGCATCCTCGGCGAGCTGTCCGTGGAGGAGAACCTGCTCGCGGGCGGCTTCGGCATGGGCGCACAGGCGCGCAAGGAGCTGGTCGAGTCCGCCTACTCGCGCTTCCCCGTGCTGCGCGAGCGGCGGCGACAGAAGGCGGGCTACCTCTCCGGCGGTGAGCAGCAGCTGCTCGCCATCTGTCGAGGGTTGATGCGCAGGCCCCGGGTGCTGTTGTTGGACGAGCCGTTCCTGGGCCTGTCGCCGAAGGCGGTGGGCGAGGTGTCGGAGCTGATTCAGCGCATCGCCGCCGAGGGGGTGTCGGTGCTGCTCGTCGAGCAGAACGCGCGCGTGGCGTTGGGCATGGCCAGCCACGGGTACGTGCTGGAGACGGGCAAGGTGGTGTTGGACGGTCCCGCCGAGAAGCTGCGCGAGGACCCGGACGTGCAGGAGTTCTACCTGGGCTTCGGCCGCGAGGGGCAGCGCGGCTACCACGAGCTGAAGCGCTACCGCCGCAAGCGTCGCTGGCTGTCGTGA